The genomic interval AGGCTCCACATCAACAGGATCGTCCACGAGCGCGAGTCGGGCACGGTCGCGTACAAGATGCAGTCCCGGTACATCGTGAGGATGAGGTAGCCGGGGTTCCAGTCCATGAAGGCCAGTACCACAGGGTGGTCGATGAACCGCTCGTAGGAGAAGAAGACGCCCGAGCCGTAGAACCAGAACTGGGTGAGGAACGGCCAGATGTTGCGCATATCCGGCAACAGGGTCGTGATACGAGCCACGACAAAGGTGAGCCCCAGGCTGAAGAGGAACTGCAGGATGAAGATCGGGATGATGAGCAGCCATCTCCACGTCGGCCACGCATGTGGGGGCGTCACCGCGACAAGGATCAGCACGGCGATCAACGACGGCAGGGTGTCGATCGCGCTGCGCAGCGTGTAGGCCACCGGCAGCACCGCACGCGGGAATGTGAAGCCGCGGATCATGCGCCGACCATTGTGAATCACCTGCGCGCCGCCAGTCACGGCCCGCTGCAGCGCGGGGAAGAGCGTGACACCGATGATGAGATAACCGATGAAATTCTCGATACCGCGTGACGTCTGCAGCAGCACGCCGAAGATGACGAAGAAGACCAGGGCGTCCAACATCGGCTTGGCGATGAGCCACACGTTGCCGAGCATCGTGCCACGCTGCGAGCCCAGCGCACGAGCGCGTGCGTCCGCCCAGATGAAGTGCCGACGCTGCCACAGCCGCGCCAGGTAGACCGGCAGCGACGGGCGCGTGCCCACGGGGGAGAGGGCTGCCAGCTGGCGCTCCGTCACGGTCTGCGAGCTCCAGGCGCCGACTCGCTCCAGCCATGCAGGGAACGATCCCTCGCTCATCTCAGCTCCTCGTACAGGGCGGCGTTGATCTGACCGTTGCGACTCCACCGTGGAAGGTCATTGTGCCCGTGGGGGCGCGTGCTGTCCGTACGGCGTGCCGCTCCCGCGAGCACCGACGCCAGCGCGGCGGCGTCACCCGGCTCGAAGCACTCACCATCCGAGTACGCCGCGACCTCTCGCAAGGCCGGAAGATCCGACACCACCACAGGCCGCCCCAACGCCATCGCGGTCAGCGGCTTCATCGGCGTCACGGACCGGCACACCGGGGTGTCCCGGCGCGGTACGCAGAACACGTCGAGTGCCTGGTACCAGGCAACCGCCTCCTGCGGCGGCACCCGCCCGGGCAGCACGCACACGTCCTCGCCGAGACCCAGCGCGGCCGCTCGAGCCTCCAGAGCCGGCCGGCTCACCCCGTCACCCACGAGGAGACAACGGAGGTCGACGCCCTCGGCCCGGCAGCGCGCCACCGCTTCCAGCAGCACGTCAAAGCCCTCGTAGTCCACGAGCGAGGAGACGCTGCCCGCCCAGTACCCGTCAGCAGGCAGACCGAGGTGAGCGCGCGCAGCTGCCGGCTTCAGCGCCGACACCTCGACAACCTCGTCCTCCACAGCATTGGGGACCACTGTGATCCGCCGCGCGGGCACGCCCCGCTCCACCAGGTCCTCCTTCTGCACCTGCGACAGAACGACGACCGCGTCCGCCGCCAGCGCCATCTCCGTCTCCTTCGCGCGCAGCAGCCGGAAGCGCTGTGAGCTCAGCGCCTCCTTCTGCTTCTCCTGCGGGCGCGAGGCCACCCACGTCTGCTCTAGCACCCCGCGCATCTCGTACACCCACGGCAGCCCGAAGCCCTCGGCGACAGCCTGCGTGACCAGTGCGTTGTGGAAGTCCGTCGTCGTGTGCAGCACGTCGGGGCGCAGTTCCTCGACCTGGCGTGCCACCAGCTGCGTCATCTGCACGAGCCTGGCCGCCGGGGTGGGCGCCAGGCGCCCCGGCAGGAGCCGGTGGTACTCGATACCGTCGACGACGTCGACCCCGCGCGCGCTCACGAGACCCACGGTCACCGGGTAGCCCACGCGCGTGAGCGCACGTACCTCGACACCCGCCTGGAGCTGCGCGCGCAGCAGCGCGTGCGAACGGACCGCGTAGCCCGACTGCGTGCGCGGCAGGGAGTTCGTCAGCACGTGCAGCACCCGTGGGTGTGCCCCCGCCGTCGGCCCCGCCCACGTGGGAGAGGGCGAGGGGACCGGAAGACGGAACCCCGGGCTCATGAGTGCCAGCTCTCCGCGCAGACGCGCCCGCTGAGCACGCGCCTGGACGACGCCGTCGAGCAACGTGAGCGCCGCGGACGCGTGTCCACGCGACCACAGCTCCCGGGCCCGCACCTGCACGGGCAGGTCATCCGCGTAGGCGAGCGCCACGTCACCCAGCTGCACCGCGAGCTCAGCGGCCAGCCGCCTGCCCACGTCCGAGGCCGGGGCGGAACCTGCCAGCGAGAGGCGCGACTGCTCGCGCCGGTCCACCAGGAACTCGGACAGAGCCCGGCGAACCGAGGTCGGCGCCGCACCCGCCCCCACGAGACGGGCCACACCCCCGCGTGCCCCACGGGGCAGACGACGCGCCGACTGCACCGCCAGCAACAGCGGGTCCTCTAACAGGTGTCGCAGCGCCGTGTCCACCAACAGGGACACATTGCGCACCAGTTGCAGGTCAGGCACCCGCCACCTCCTTAAGCAGGCACTCATACCGACCTACCAGGGTCTCCTCGCGCACATGCGCGTCAAGCCAGTCGTGCGCCCCGGCCGTCGTCAGCCGCCCCCGGTCGGCAGCCAGCTCGCCCCACAGGGCCGCCAGAGCCGCCGGGTCCTGCGGTGCAACGACGTCGCCGCCCAGGCTGTGACGAATGATCGACGCCGCCTCCCCGGCGACCGCGCCACTGACATGACGGCCGGTCCCAAGAACCTCATACAGCTTCGAAGGGACCGTCAGCCCCATCGCCGACCAGTCCTCAAGGGACACGAGGACCGAGTCCGCCCACGCGTAGTGCTCAGCCACCTCATGGGCCGCCACCGGCGGCCACAGCTCAACCGGCGCTCCCAGACGCAGCGCCTCGGCGCGCACCTGCTCCACCTGCGCGCCGTCGCCCACAATCCTCAAGGTCACCCGGGTGCCCGCCCTGGCCGCCAGGGCCGCTGCCCGTACCGCACTGACCAGACCCTGGGCCCGGCCCACCGTGCCCAGGTACAGCACATGCAGGGCGCCGTCGTGGCGGGCCAGAGGCACCTGGGGCAGGTGCCAGTCCTGCGAGAGCGCCGCGTTACGCACCGTCACCACGCGCCGTGCCCCGCGTCGGCGAAGCACCTGCGCGAAGGACTCCGTCGTCGTCACCACCGCGTCGGCGCTGCGCTCCAGCGTAGTCACGGCCGGTGGCAGCAGCGTCGTCAGGGCGGAGACGGCCATGCGGCGAACCCTCGGAGCAGTGGCGCCGTCGGCCCATGAGGAGGCGGAGGTGAGGATGTCCGGCCACGCGTCGCGCAGCTCCGCCACCACCGGCCGGCGCAGCGCCCGGCCCACAGCCAGGGCGGCCGGCAACGTGGGCAGCCCCGGGACAGAGCCGACGACGACGTCCGGGCGGTGCGGCCCGTAAAACCTCTCGAGCCCCGCGCGCAACGCGCTCGCCGCCGCCACCGCCTGGTCGACGCCGCGCCCTCCCAGGCCGGAGTCATACGGGTGGAAAGCGGTGCGGTGCACCATAGCGCCGGAGGCGTCGCGGTGGATCGCACCCGCGGCCAGGCGGGGGTCGTCATCCAGCACACGGCCCGCCGGGTAGTGCGGCGCAGGAGTCAGCACAGCCAGATCGTGACCACGCTCCACCAGCCCCTGGGCAAGCCACTGCCACCGCTTCTGCGGTGCCCCCACCTCCGGAGCCCAGTAGTGCGACAGCAGCAGGATCCTCACCGCGACACCCCCGCAGGGGTGGGGCGGAACGGGTCCTCGCCGCCCAGCCACAGCGGCAGGCGCAGGTACGCCAGCAGCAGCGACGCCATGGCCACCCACCCCAGAGCCTGCACGTTCATCGTGAGGGCACCCCATGCGAGCAGCGAGCAGGCTGCCGCCACCGCGGACACGAGGCCGGCCACTGCCCAGTGAGGCCACCCCAGCGCGACCAGACGCTGGTAGACGTGCAGCCTGTGAGGCTCGTACCACCGCTGCCCCGCACGCACACGCATGAACAGAGTGAAGCCGGTGTCCGCCACCAGCACCAGCAAGGGCGCGACCGAGACCGATGCGGGGACTGCGGAGGCCAGGCTCATCGTCGCGGCAAAGGACCAGGCCGCACCGAGCGCGTAGGAGCCACAGTCACCGAGGAAGAGTCGTGCGCGGGGGACGTTGAAGGGCAGGAAACCTGCGGCGGCACCCGCCACCGTCACCAGGACCAGCCCCAGCCCGGGGACCGGGTGCGCCACGGAGACCAGGACGAACCAGGATCCCGTCACGACGGCGTGTCCTGCGGCGAGGCCGTTCGCACCGTCCATGAAGTTCGTGACGTTGACCAGGCCGGCCGCGCACCCCGCCACAATGAGGGACCACCACAGGTGTGCGCCCGTCACCCACGTGACCCCCAGCCCCATGAGAAGGCCCAATCCGATCTGAAGGCACAGGCGAGCCGATGGCGGCAGGGAGAACAGGTCCTCTGCCAGGCCGACGAGGGTCATGGCCAGGATGAAGAGCACACAGAGCGTGACGGTCTCGATGCGCGCCATGAGAAGGACCGGGCCCTGTGAGCCTGCCGTGAGCACCAACGTCACCGCCGTCGCCGCCACGGCGCCCAACACCAGTGCCACGCCGGCGCCCCTGGGCGTCGGACGATGGTGCAGGGAACGATGCCCGGGGACGTCCACCACCCCCGCGCGGCGCAGGACAGGCGTCAGTAGCGCGGTCAGTGCCGCACTGGCCGCGGCAGCGATGACGAAGCCCACCACGAGCACGGTCCACCACACGGTCATGCCGTCGCCGCCGTCTCCATCCACCGGCGCACCAGGGCGCCGTGCTGTCCCCACTGCGTGCGCTCACGCAGCTGCGCGATCGTCTCCAACGCGTCCATGGGGACCGCGGGGACCAGGGCGTGGGAGATGAGGGGGTGGCTGGGCCGCACGTCCTCCTCACCCACTCCGAAGAGGCTCTCGGTGATCTTCTCGCCCGGACGGACACGGGTGTACACGACCTCGACGTCCGGATACCCCGACAGGGCGGCGAAGCGGCGGGCGATCTCCTCGATGTTGTGAGGCTCGCCCATGTCCAGGATGAGGACCTCTCCGGAGCGTCCCAAGACCCCCGCCTGAAGCACCAGCTGGCAGGCCTCGTCCACGCTCATGAAGAAGCGTTCCATCGCCGGGTCTGTGACGGTCAGAGGCAGTCCCCGCTCCAGCTGTGAGGCGAAGGTGAACAGGGCCGAACCGCGCGACCCCAGGACGTTGCCGAAGCGCACCGAGATGAACCGGCTCTCAGGCCCCAGTGACCGGCCAACCGTCGCCGTCAGGCGCTCAGCCATCCTCTTGGAGTATCCGAGCACGCACCCCGGGTCGGCTGCCTTGTCCGTCGAGATGTTGATGAACCGGCTCACCCCGTGGCGGGCCGCCGCCACCAGCAGGTCCCGCGTCGCCGCCACGTTGGTGAGGAAGGCCTCCTCCGGAAAGCGCTCCGTGAGGGTCAGGTGCTTGAGCGCCGCGGCATGGAAGACGATCGTCGGCCGGTTCTCCTCGAACAGCGCGTCGATAAAGCCTGGTGTGCGCAAGTCCCCGAGGATGAGGTCCGGGGAGTCGAGCATCGCCTCGCCGTCGAGAGACAACTGGACCGCGTGGAGGGCGGACTCATCGCGGTCCACCATGATGAGGCGCGCCGGCTCGTACTGGGCGATCGCACGGCACAGCTGCGAGCCGATCGAGCCGCCCGCACCTGTGACGAGCACGTGCTCGCCGGTGAGGTAGGCACCGATGGCGTCGATATCCGTGTCGATCGCACGACGCCCGAGCAGGTCCCCGATCTCCAGGGGGCGGAAGACGCTCGACGACTCGATCCGCGCGGCCTCCGGCCGGTGCGAGGGGCTGCGCCCCACGAGCTCCTCAGTCGACGGCATGACCCGGATCTCCAGGCCCGCGTCGTGGGCCCGCGCCACGACCGCGTCCACCTGCTCCGGCCGTGCGGACGGTACCGCCAGCAGGACGAGGTCCGCCCGCGTCTCCTTGGCCACCTGGGCCAGCGCTGACCACGGGCCCAGCACGCGCACGCCGCTGACCCGCAGGCGACGCTTGGCGGGATCGTCGTCCAGGATCGCGACCGGGGTGAAGGAGGCCTCCTTGTCCTGCTGCATCAGGCTGATCGCCTGCGTGCCGCCGTATCCCGCCCCCAGGATGATCGTGCGCCGTGAGCGACGCCCGGTGGGGCGGCGTGTCCACGCCACGACCGCCTGGAAGGCCCATCGAGAGGCCAGGTGCAGTGTGAGCGCCACCGCGCCGCAGACCATGGCCGTGCCCACGGAGATCATCCACGGCTGGAAGCCCGCCGCGACCGTCACCAGAGTCGCCGCGATGACAATGTCCGTCACCAGGATCTGGGGGAACTCGTCCATGGTGGCGAAACGGGCCCGTCCCCTGAGGAACAGCAGCCACCCGAGCACTTGCAGCGCGATAACGATGCCAATCGCGACCACCGTTCCCAGGCCACGAGGCGCGCCGTCGCCGTCGTGACTGAGCCACACGACCAGGATGATCGCCAGCGCCCACATCGCGCAGTCGAGTGTCGGGATCGTCCCGTGGGGCAGGTGCAGGCGAGAGCCCCCGATGTCGGTCGTCGGCCAGGACGAGCGGTGCGTGCTCATACCCCGTACACCTCCAACCGGGCCAGTGCGACGGCCTTGCGCTGCCAGCGACGGCGCCGCCACCACTGGTCGCCGATGGCCAGGAGGGAGCCCGCCAGGACTGCGCTCCACGGCAGCAGACGGATGTGCCCCACCGTGTCCAGCAGGACCAGGCTGAGCGCGTACCCCAGGCCGGCCGCACTCGCATGGCGCATGACTCGGGTGCTCGACCAGGGCCAGTAGCGCCGTGTCACGAGCCTGGCCGTCAGCTGCACGAGCAGCGCGTACGCGACCGCGGCAGCGATGAGCCTGGGGTAGATCACGTGGTCCGTTGAGAGGAGCGTGCGTGCCAGCGTCGCCGCGAACAGCCACCACGCCCACGACAACGCGTCCAGACGAAATGCGTGGGCGGGCCGCGGAAGGTGGCGGAGAACGGGCGACGACGTCACCGACGGTACTAACGGGCTCAGAGCGACACCGACCTCAGTCGGTCCGGTGCGCCCTGCGGCCGGGGACGGAAGTCCATGAGCCGCTCACCCACGCCCATGAGCTCGGCGATGGCCGCGACCGCGCGAGCTGTGGCACGCCCGTCCCCGTACGGGTTGGCCGCGTGCGCCATCGCCTCGTACAGGGCGGGGGAGTCCAGGAGCGCCGAGACCTCAGAGACGACTCGGTCCTCCTGCGTGCCGATGAGGCGGACCGTTCCCGCCTCGACCGCCTCGGGACGCTCGGTGTTCTCACGCATGACGAGGACCGGCTTGCCCAGGCTCGGGGCCTCCTCCTGCACGCCTCCCGAGTCCGTCAGCACGATGCGCGCGGCCGCCATCACCGTCGTGAACTCACCGTAGGACAGCGGCTCGGTGACCAGGACGTTGCTCAGGTGCGCGACGTGCGGCAGCACGGCCTCACGCACCCGCGGGTTGCGGTGCGCAGGCAGCACGATGACGTGGTCCGGGTAACGCTCAGCCAGCCGACCCAGCGCCCGACCCACGTCCTGCATCGCCTCACCCCAGTTCTCACGGCGGTGGGCGGTGACCAGAATGATCGGGGCGCCCTCGGCCACCAGGGCCTGCAGGCGGGGATCGGAGGGCGCGATGTCGTGCTCGCGAGTGCTCAGCAGCGCATCGATCACCGTGTTACCCGTCACCACCACGGCATCGGGGTCCACCCCCTCGCGCACGAGGTTCCAGCGCGAGCGCGGTGTCGGTGCCAGGTGCAGGGCCGCGAGTGGAGCTGTGAGCTTCCGGTTCGCCTCCTCAGGGAACGGTGAGGACATGTCCCCCGAGCGCAGCCCGGCCTCCAGGTGCACCACGGGAACCTGCCGGTAGAACGCTGCCAGGGCGGCGGCCGCCACCGTCGTCGTGTCTCCCTGCACGAGGACCGCGTCCGGGCGGACCTCCTGAAGCACTGGGTCCAGGCGCGCGAAGATCTTTGCGCTCAGGGAGTTGAGGTTCTGCCCGGCCTCGAAGACATCGATGTCGTAGTCGGGTGTGAGACCGAAGATCGTGTTGACCTGCTCCAGCATCTCGCGGTGCTGACCCGTGGACACCAGCGTCGCCTTCAGGCCGGAGTGCTCGCGCAGTCCCTGGATCACCGGCGCCAGCTTGATCGCTTCCGGCCGTGTGCCGTAGACGACCATGACATTTTTAACCAAGGGTTCTCCTGACGGGAACCGGCAGCCGGGAACGTGGGGTGGGAACCGGGCGCCAGGATCGGGATCGGGGGTGGGAACCGGGAACCGGGAACGTGCGGTGGGAACCAGGAACCGGGAACGTGGGGCAGCGCGACGCTGTCTTGCGACGGCATTATAGACGCACGAGTGAGATCGCGCGACTCATGAGTTACGTGCGCTGTGTGGAGCGCCATTGATCAGTTCGGACCACGTTCGGTCGTTTGGACCACGTTCGGTCGTTTGGACCACCCCAGACGCGTCCGTAGGTGGTCCGAACGACGGCAGGTGGTCCAAGATGGCAGCAAGTGGTCCACACTAACTGTGCTTCCTCGGGGCAAGACCCCTGCTTACCGCCAGCACGCCCCCGCGTGAGCACGACAGCACCTTCCAACCAGACACCGACACCCCCCACACCCAGACCACCAACCACCCCCAACCAGCAACCACCGGCGCCAGACAAACCAGCCCCCACCAAACCCGGAGCTTGACACAACTAGAGACCGGAGGACTCAGACCCCACCTACACCCTCAATTGGGATGAGCCAGTTACGTGGTCTGAATGCGACGCTCCCGCGCGAAACCATCGATCTGGGTGGCGAACCAGTCGTAGGCGTCATCCTGGTAGTGGAAGGGAGCCGCACCCCACTTGTGGTGCGTGCCCGCCACCGTCAGCGTTTCGGGCAGACGCATGACGTGCACGCCGGTGTGCGCCGCAGCGGCCTCGTAGTAGCGCTGCGAGAACCAGTTGGCCTCCAGCGTCCCCATGCCCCACGACGTCGGGGTCTGCTCGCCGCCCTCGTCCGCCAGCGCCCAGGCCACCTGCAGCAGGACAGTACGGTCAAGTAGCCCGAGCTCCGTGAGCTCCTCGCGCCACGCGGGCAGGGCAGCCGCCCATTTCTCGAAGTGCTCGTCCGAGCCGAACGCGACAAGCCGTGCATCGTCCAGGTCGTCGTACAGGCCTGCGGTCAGCCCCTCCGTCGTGCGGGTGAGCACGGTGCCGTCCTCCAGCTCGAGCACGCCCAGGCGCTCGTCGACGATGTCCCACAGGAGCACGTCCGTACTGTTCGCCGCGGCCGCCAGGCGGGACCGGCGCTCCCCGGCCAGGTCCTCCGTGTGTACGCGCTTGACGAAGGGCGAGGTCAGGCTGCTCAGGTCCAGGACATCCGCAGGGGCCGTGGAGCTCGCGGACAGCAGCGACTGCCGGGCGACGTGGGCCCCGATCGTCCACCCTCGGGCTCGGAGAACCTCGACGGTGTCCCGGCTGACACAGGAGCCGAACACCGACACGACGCGGGCGCCATCGTCCATGGGACTCCTCCAAGAATTAGGGACAGGGACCGGGTGCAGGGGGGTAATCGGGCAGGTGCGCTGCCGTCGCTACCGGGTGCCCTATGCGAGCCCGCACGGTTGGGCGCCCTCTCAGCAATATCTGAATTATCTGACACTGTGCCACACTCACCGCCATCCGGAGACCCGGGCCTTCGAACTGACGGGCTTCAAGGTGCGCGTGCTTGACTCCGAGCACGGCACCCGTTCGATCGTGCGCGTGCTCATCGACATCACCGACGGCGAGCGCTCACACGTGGCGGTCGTGCCCGGGACCGAAGTAGACGTCGTCGAGCGTCGCGGTTAACAGCGTGCGCTCACGAAGAATCTCGATGATCTGCCCGTACAGGTGCGTGATGGTGGGGAAGTTCGCGTGGCCGATGACGATGTGCTGGGCCAGCAGCCATTTCTGGGCCTCGCCGAGGAGCACGTCCTCGGTCAGCAGCCCCGAGTCGCCGAAGGACCCGTACCACATCGTCGGGACGGTGTAGCCGAGCTTGGCGCACACGGAGTCCGTCCAGTCGTCGCGGTATCCGTACGGCGGGCGGATGAAGGGGGCGCCCGTCACCCCGTACTGGTTGTTGAGCAGGGCCTCGCACTGGCTCAGCTCCTCGATGATCCCCGCCTCGGACAGGCTCGTGAGCCCGGGGTGCGTCCACGTGTGGTTGCCGAGCTGGACCTGCCCGGACTCAACGAGCGGGAGCATCTTGTCGCGGCAGTCCGTCCAGGACGGGTAGGAGCCCGTGACGAAGAAGGTCAGGCGCACGCCCGAGGCGATGGCGAAGTCGAGGTAGGCGTCGACGACCTCGGTCGAGACGCCGTCGTCGATGGTCAAGGCCACCGTGTTGCCCACCGCCTCCGGCAGACCGGTGAGGACGCTGCCGTCGAGCGGCTGCGGGCCCGGCAGCGGGGGAGGACCGTCCTGGAGGAACAGCGGGTCTCGCGTGGGGGTGGGCGACGGGGTTGGGCTGGCGGTGGGGCTGGGCGTCGGAGTGGGAGACGCCGTCGGAACGGACGCCTCGGTGGTGGCCGGGGCCGCCCCGCTCTGGCCGGGGGAGGTGCAGGCACCGGTGGCGGCCGCGGTGCCTGCGGCCAGCATGAGCATGAAGTCTCGACGTCGCACGGATGCTCCTGAGGTGCGGTTGTGGCTTGTCTGAGCAGAGCATCCCAGCCGGAGGCTGTGAGCGCATCCTCCTGGGGGAGGAGAGGGCCGCCGCGCGTCCAGGCTCACGTCGTTGGCCCGCGGAGGGCCTCGTGCCGAGGGCTAGACTGCCGGCCGTGAGCCGACAGATGACGACAACCGACCCCCTGGTGTGGATCGACTGCGAGATGACCGGACTCGACCTGGGCGCCGACGCGCTCATCGAGGTCGCCGTGGTGGTGACCGACTACGAGCTCAAGCCTCTCGGGGAGGGGATCGACGTCGTCATCAAGCCGTCGGCGGCGGCCCTGGAGCAGATGAACGACTTCGTGCGCGACATGCACACCGCCTCCGGCCTGCTGGACGAGCTGGAGCAGGGGCTGACGATGGCCGAGGCGCAGAAGGTCGTCCTCGACCACGTGCGCTCGCTCGTGCCCACGGCCGGTACCGCTCAGCTGGCCGGCAACTCCATCGGCACGGACAAGGCCTTCCTCGCCCGGGACATGCCCGGGCTCATCGACTACCTGCACTACCGCGTCGTCGACGTCTCCTCCCTCAAGGAGCTGGCCAAGCGCTGGTACCCGCGCACCTACTTCCAGGCCCCGGAGAAGAACGGCGGGCACCGCGCGCTCGCGGACATCCTCGAGTCCATCGACGAGCTGCGCTACTACCGCAGCGTGCTCTTCCCTGCCGGGGAGGGCCCGAGCACCGAGGAGTGCCGCGAGGTGGCCGCCGAGATTCTCGCCAACCCGACGACGGTGCTCGCCTGAGGGGGCCCGGGCGGGCCGTGGCGGGTGCCCGGTGCCGGCGGCGGGTGTGACGTGATGCAGTGCACGGGGCGCGGATTGGTGCCCTCGGTGCCGACCCGATAAAGTTCCCCTCGTTGCGAGCAGGCTCGCGACAATGGTGGCTGTAGCTCAGTTGGCAGAGCGCTTGGTTGTGGTCCAGGAGGTCGCGGGTTCAAGCCCCGTCAGCCACCCCATGAGAGAACCGCGCCGTTGCGAGGAACGGTGCGGTTCTGCCGTCAAGCGTCGTCAGCGGCGCCTGTGGCGCGCCAGACCCATGTACGTGATCGCCGCGAAGACGAGCCCCAGGACTACCAGGACGCAGGCGTCCGCCCCCCACTGTGCGAGGCTGTGCTCCCACAGGTCGTCGGCGCGGTAGGGGACGATCGTGTTCATGTCCACGGTCGAGGAGGTGACGGCGTAGCCCCAACGGGCCGGCATCACCCAGGCGAGCTGCTCGAAGACCGCCCGGCCCGCCACGGGGATGACACCGCCGGCGAGCACGAGCTGCGCCATGATCGTCACGACGAGCACCGGCATCACCTGCTCGGAGCTGGTGACGAAGGCGGACACCGCCAGGCCCAGCAGGCCGCAGGCGAAGGCCGTGAGCCAGCAGCCCACCGCCAGCTCCAGGCCAGGGCTGCCCAGCAGGACCGCGTCGGAGGGAGCGTCGTTGAGCAGGAGCGCAACTCCCACCATGAGCAGGGTCTGGACGGTGACGATGAGTGCCAGCACCACTATCTTGGCCAGCAGGTAGGATCCCGGGCGCAGGCCCACCGCCTTCTCCCGTAGGAAGACCTCCCGTTCGCCGATGAGCTCGCGGATGGTGGCCGCCATCCCGGCGAAGGCAGCCCCGGTGATGAGGATGACGAGCAGCTGGAGCGCCTGCGTGGAGTACACGGGAACCGGGTTCTCCGGCGTGATCGTGTAGTCGGGCACCGCGAAGCCCCACTTGCCCTCCATCACCTTCGTCAGCACGCCCATGACCAGCGGCAGGATGAGCATGAAGGCCAGGTAGGAGGGGTCGGCCAGCACGAGCCGCAGGTGGCGGCGCACGAGCGTGGAGACCTGCCGAAGCCAGGACTGCTGCGGGCGACGGTTCTGGTCCAGGTCCGCCGTCGAGGAGCGCACCTTCGCGCCACCGGTGGGGCGGGTCGAGGGCACGCGCGCCTCCAGGGCGGCGCGCAGCTCGGGCGTGTGGTTGCGCACGAGGGCGTAGACGTCCGCGTAACCGGTGATCTCCGTGGGGTCCGCGAACCCGCCGGCGGGCGCATGCGTCACGAGCCTGCCGCTACTGAAGACCTCCTTGAGGCGCTCGGTGAAGTACGGCAGCACGTCGCGCGGCGGCCCGTAGTAGACGGGGCGACCGCCGGTGGCCAGGATGAGGACCTTGTCCGCGCGGTCAATGTGGTTCTCGTTGTGCGTCACCACCATGACGGTGCGCCCGGAGTCCGAGCCCCGGGTGCCGTGGGCGAGCCGGGCGAGCAGGTCCATGACGTCACGGTCGAGCTGGGGGTCGAGGCCGGAGGTCGGCTCGTCGAGGAACAG from Actinomyces respiraculi carries:
- a CDS encoding DUF6270 domain-containing protein; the encoded protein is MDDGARVVSVFGSCVSRDTVEVLRARGWTIGAHVARQSLLSASSTAPADVLDLSSLTSPFVKRVHTEDLAGERRSRLAAAANSTDVLLWDIVDERLGVLELEDGTVLTRTTEGLTAGLYDDLDDARLVAFGSDEHFEKWAAALPAWREELTELGLLDRTVLLQVAWALADEGGEQTPTSWGMGTLEANWFSQRYYEAAAAHTGVHVMRLPETLTVAGTHHKWGAAPFHYQDDAYDWFATQIDGFARERRIQTT
- a CDS encoding polysaccharide deacetylase family protein; translation: MRRRDFMLMLAAGTAAATGACTSPGQSGAAPATTEASVPTASPTPTPSPTASPTPSPTPTRDPLFLQDGPPPLPGPQPLDGSVLTGLPEAVGNTVALTIDDGVSTEVVDAYLDFAIASGVRLTFFVTGSYPSWTDCRDKMLPLVESGQVQLGNHTWTHPGLTSLSEAGIIEELSQCEALLNNQYGVTGAPFIRPPYGYRDDWTDSVCAKLGYTVPTMWYGSFGDSGLLTEDVLLGEAQKWLLAQHIVIGHANFPTITHLYGQIIEILRERTLLTATLDDVYFGPGHDRHV
- the orn gene encoding oligoribonuclease → MTTTDPLVWIDCEMTGLDLGADALIEVAVVVTDYELKPLGEGIDVVIKPSAAALEQMNDFVRDMHTASGLLDELEQGLTMAEAQKVVLDHVRSLVPTAGTAQLAGNSIGTDKAFLARDMPGLIDYLHYRVVDVSSLKELAKRWYPRTYFQAPEKNGGHRALADILESIDELRYYRSVLFPAGEGPSTEECREVAAEILANPTTVLA